The following coding sequences lie in one Sesamum indicum cultivar Zhongzhi No. 13 linkage group LG9, S_indicum_v1.0, whole genome shotgun sequence genomic window:
- the LOC105171225 gene encoding uncharacterized protein LOC105171225: protein MHTKSVRELKLVCSDLPKLAIPQYEDELISCREMEAFEANSIMLRLKHLRKNLEELDKKFKQQAMDGKTTFLNGFVEEDIYMDQPEVSHLLEKSRRYAISKGASMVSNKLPEAGISILMRLYAVMISLRTTLTLVYTRRHGVKLSKRQFPKTDEELRKMFDIPYASAIGSIQYVVQCTRPDVAFALSVTSRYQACAGEPHWTVVKIILKYLRRTTDMFLVYDGGELILEGHSNARFQSDEDDAKSQSGSVFRLNGGIVA from the exons atgcACACAAAAAGTGTTCGTGAGCTGAAATTGGTTTGCAGTGACCTGCCAAAACTTGCTATACCACAGTACGAGGACGAATTG ATTTCTTGtcgagagatggaggcatttgaagcaaactccatcatgctGAGACTCAAGCACCTCAGgaaaaacctcgaggagcttgacaagAAGTTCAAGCAGCAAGCG ATGGACGGGAAAACGACTTTCCTTAATGGGTTTGTTGAGGAAGACATCTATATGGATCAGCCGGAGGTTTCACATTTATTAGAGAAGAGCAGAAGGTATGCCATCTCCAAAGGTGCATCTATGGTCTCAAACAAGCTTCCTGAAGCTGGAATATCCATTTTGATGAGGTTATATGCAGTCATGATTTCATTAAGAACGACTTTAACccttgtgtatacaagaag GCATGGGGTTAAGCTGTCCAAGAGGCAGTTTCCtaagactgatgaggagcttaggaAAATGTTTGACATACCCTATGCTTCAGCTATAGGCAGCATACAGTATGTTGTGCAGTGCACAAGGCCAGATGTCGCTTTTGCTTTGAGCGTAACGAGCAGATATCAAGCATGTGCCGGTGAGCCTCACTGGACTGTAGTCAAGATCATACTTAAGTACCTGAGAAGGACTACAGATATGTTCTTAGTTTATGATGGTGGAGAGTTAATTCTGGAAGGCCACAGCAATGCTCGCTTCCAATCTGATGAGGATGATGCTAAGTCTCAATCAGGGTCTGTATTCAGGCTAAATGGTGGTATAGTGGCTTGA